In one Suricata suricatta isolate VVHF042 chromosome 9, meerkat_22Aug2017_6uvM2_HiC, whole genome shotgun sequence genomic region, the following are encoded:
- the LOC115301676 gene encoding serine/arginine repetitive matrix protein 1-like, with the protein MKLVWRGLRGKACFRRPQDCARNRQESARGKHAPPPGGPSPAPPPRTHRSTVAPGLGTPLCFRTWRPCCWRQVPASATEELPLVFFGSPGPLGAWSVVTSPGADAAPSAPVPRLRVGHRPQPCSPWVSALGDESGRSSACVLRADGALEDRTAPTPHANRMSASSLLRVEQRASWIQQLQETLEPKTAFVASVSLQVTRPTSVDLDVPPEVSSVCSSRDLLGRGWRRGCWWEAGYCGSLPCCDSEPTACALAGQQGQYGISVAHKVSLGRRGTLPCLTDPETHILLPCSSITGSQDAPYIANMSEFHRQFCSLSSGT; encoded by the exons atgaaacttgTGTGGAGGGGACTGCGTGGCAAGGCATGTTTTAGGCGCCCCCAAGACTGTGCCCGGAACAGGCAGGAGTCGGCCCGAGGGAAGCACGCCCCTCCCCCCGGGGGCCCCAGCCCGGCGCCCCCTCCCCGAACCCACAGGTCCACGGTCGCACCTGGCCTCGGCACACCCCTTTGTTTTCGCACGTGGCGTCCCTGCTGCTGGAGGCAAGTCCCCGCCTCTGCTACGGAAGAACTGCCCCTGGTCTTCTTTGGTTCCCCTGGTCCTCTCGGAGCCTGGTCCGTCGTCACCTCCCCGGGCGCGGACGCCGCTCCCAGCGCCCCTGTTCCGCGGCTCCGTGTCGGTCACCGACCCCAGCCTTGCTCGCCGTGGGTCTCAGCACTGGGAGATGAGAGTGGGAGGAGCTCGGCCTGTGTCCTGCGCGCAGATGGCGCCCTCGAAGACAGGACTGCCCCAACGCCGCATGCCAACAG GATGTCAGCCTCTTCTCTCTTACGGGTTGAGCAGCGTGCATCCTGGATCCAGCAGTTACAGGAAACGCTAGAACCCAAGACAGCCTTCGTGGCCAGCGTGAGCCTGCAGGTGACTCGCCCAACATCGGTGGACTTGGACGTGCCCCCCGAGGTCTCTTCCGTCTGCAGCAGCAGGGACCTGCTTGGCAGAGGGTGGAGGCGTGGATGCTGGTGGGAGGCCGGGTACTGTGGGTCCCTGCCCTGCTGTGACTCGGAGCCTACTGCTTGCGCTCTGGCCGGGCAGCAAGGCCAGTACGGGATTTCGGTGGCACATAAAGTGAGCTTGGGGCGCAGGGGCACGCTGCCGTGTCTCACTGATCCTGAGACGCACATCTTGTTACCTTGTAGCAGCATCACTGGAAGTCAGGACGCACCTTACATTGCCAACATGTCAGAGTTTCATCGGCAGTTTTGTTCCCTTTCTAGCGGCACATAG
- the LOC115301675 gene encoding zinc finger and SCAN domain-containing protein 2-like: MRSGCGSPTWSPERDYLLKFEEGGVFSTSLALEDSSSRLEACVIALGRWIMAAEGPGGTAPLSPLAPGPREEDEQEEVTTMILEDDSWVQEAVLQEDGPESFPQSPGKGSPPGEAAGGPQGALGRLRELCRRWLRPEHTKEQMLTVLPREIQAWLQEHRPESSEEAVALVEDLTQTLRGSDFEIQSENGENSNQDLFEDGEPRELFSEMPDGEGTQQSDWESDPERDCGPAGRRGGAPAEGRRPVPAPGREVGQLIGLQGTYLGEKPYECPQCGKTFSRKSHLITHERTHTGEKYYKCSECGKSFSDGSNFSRHQTTHTGEKPYKCRDCGKSFSRSANLVTHQRIHTGEKPFQCAECGKSFSRSPNLIAHQRTHTGEKPYSCPECGKSFGNRSSLNTHQGIHTGEKPYACKECGESFSYNSNLIRHQRIHTGEKPYKCPDCGQSFSQSSALITHRRTHTGEKPYQCAECGKSFSRSSNLATHRRTHLPEKPYKCGECGKSFSQSSSLLAHQGAHTGEXXXXXXXXXXXXXXXXXXXXXXXXXXXXXXXXXXTGERPYPCALCGKRFSRGSVLVMHQRAHLGDKPYRCPECGKGFSWNSVLIIHQRIHTGEKPYKCPECGKGFSNSSNFITHQRTHAKDKLG, from the exons ATGCGGAGTGGCTGCGGAAGCCCGACCTGGTCTCCCGAGAGAG ACTACTTGTTGAAATTTGAGGAGGGAGGTGTCTTCTCCACGAGCCTGGCCCTAGAAGACTCAAGTTCAAGGCTAGAGGCCTGCGTGATTGCCCTGGGAAGGTGGATAATGGCTGCAGAGGGGCCAGGAGGAACCGCTCCCCTCAGCCCCTTGGCCCCGGGGCCTCGAGAGGAAGATGAACAGGAGGAGGTCACCACCATGATCCTGGAGGACGACTCTTGGGTGCAGGAAGCCGTACTTCAGGAGGACGGCCCTGAGTCCTTCCCCCAGAGCCCTGGCAAGGGCAGCccccctggggaggctgctggaggACCGCAGGGTGCACTGGGCCGCCTCCGGGAGCTCTGCCGGCGCTGGCTGAGGCCAGAGCACACCAAGGAACAGATGCTGACGGTGCTCCCAAGAGAAATCCAGGCCTGGCTGCAAGAGCACCGGCCCGAAAGCAGCGAGGAGGCCGTGGCCCTGGTGGAAGACCTGACCCAGACCCTTCGGGGCAGCG ATTTTGAGATCCAGAGTGAGAATGGGGAGAACTCCAATCAAGATCTGTTCGAGGACGGGGAGCCCCGCGAGCTGTTCTCGGAGATGCCCGACGGGGAGGGCACTCAGCAGTCCGACTGGGAAAGTGACCCGGAGAGAGACTGTGGCCCCGCGGGGCGCCGCGGAGGGGCCCCGGCCGAGGGCCGCAGGCCGGTGCCCGCCCcgggcagggaggtggggcagcTCATCGGCCTTCAGGGCACCTACCTGGGCGAGAAGCCCTACGAGTGCCCGCAGTGCGGGAAGACCTTCAGCCGGAAGTCCCACCTGATCACGCACGAGCGCACGCACACGGGCGAGAAGTACTACAAGTGCAGCGAGTGCGGGAAGAGCTTCAGCGACGGCTCCAACTTCAGCCGGCACCAGACCacgcacacgggcgagaagccctacAAGTGCCGGGACTGCGGCAAGAGCTTCAGCCGCAGCGCCAACCTCGTCACGCACCAGCGCatccacacgggcgagaagcccttCCAGTGCGCCGAGTGCGGCAAGAGCTTCAGCCGCAGCCCCAACCTCATCGCGCACCAGCGCacgcacacgggcgagaagccctacTCGTGCCCCGAGTGTGGCAAGAGCTTCGGCAACCGCTCGAGCCTCAACACGCACCAGGGCatccacacgggcgagaagccgtACGCGTGCAAGGAGTGCGGGGAGAGCTTCAGCTACAACTCCAACCTCATCCGCCACCAGCGCatccacacgggcgagaagccctacAAGTGCCCCGACTGCGGCCAGAGCTTCAGCCAGAGCTCGGCGCTCATCACGCACCGGCGCACGCACACCGGCGAGAAGCCGTACCAGTGCGCCGAGTGCGGCAAGAGCTTCAGCCGCAGCTCCAACCTGGCCACGCACCGCCGGACGCACCTGCCCGAGAAGCCGTACAAGTGCGGCGAGTGCGGCAAGAGCTTCAGCCAGAGCTCCAGCCTGCTGGCGCACCAGGGCGCGCACACGGGCGAGANNNNNNNNNNNNNNNNNNNNNNNNNNNNNNNNNNNNNNNNNNNNNNNNNNNNNNNNNNNNNNNNNNNNNNNNNNNNNNNNNNNNNNNNNNNNNNNNNNNNCACGGGCGAGCGGCCCTACCCGTGCGCGCTGTGCGGCAAGCGCTTCAGCCGCGGCTCGGTGCTCGTCATGCACCAGCGCGCGCACCTGGGCGACAAGCCGTACCGCTGCCCCGAGTGCGGCAAGGGCTTCAGCTGGAACTCGGTGCTCATCATCCACCAGCGCATCCACACCGGCGAGAAGCCCTACAAGTGCCCCGAGTGCGGCAAGGGCTTCAGCAACAGCTCCAACTTCATCACCCACCAGAGGACGCACGCGAAGGACAAGCTGGGCTGA